ATAGTTTCGCCTTTTTCCTGACAGGCACGAATATAGGCATCAGCATCGGCCACGAACGTGGCAGGCAGCTCGCCACTGATGCGACGCAGCAGGTCAGCAGCCAGCTCAGGGTAAGCTTCCTGATAACGGGCAAACAGGTCATTCCACTGGTTTTCCTGTTTAGTGCCACGCTTCTGCGCATTCCACTCGGCGTAAATATCTTCCGGTACTTCGAATGCAGGATGAGACCAGCCCAGCGCTTCACGGGTCAGCGCCACTTCGGCTTCACCCAGTGCCGCACCATGACAGTCTTCTTTACCCTGCTTGTTCGGTGAACCGAAACCGATAATGGTCTTGCAGCAGATCAGAGTGGGCTTGTCAGATTCCTGACGCGCCTCCTTAATGGCTTCCTTGATCGCTTTGGCATCGTGACCATCGACATCCTTGATGACATGCCAGCCATAGGACTTGAAGCGCCTGGCGGTATCGTCGGTAAACCAGCCTTCCACTTCCCCGTCGATGGAAATGCCGTTGTCGTCATAGAACGCAATCAGTTTGCCCAGCCCCAGCGTACCCGCCAGTGAGCATACTTCATGGGAAATACCTTCCATCATGCAGCCGTCACCGAGGAACACGTAGGTGTGGTGGTCCACAAGATCAAAGCCATCACGGTTAAAATTGGCCGCCAGTACCTTTTCGGCCAGAGCCATACCCACGGCGTTGGCAATCCCCTGTCCCAGCGGACCCGTGGTGGTTTCGACACCGGGGCAATAACCATACTCAGGATGCCCGGCGGTTTTGGAATGCAGTTGGCGGAAGTTTTTCAGGTCATCAATGCTGACGTCATAGCCAGTCAGATGCAGCAGACTGTAGATCAGCATGGAACCATGGCCATTGGACAGCACGAAGCGGTCGCGGTTGAACCAGTGCGGATTGGTAGGATTGTGCTGCATGAAGTCGTTCCACAGCACTTCGGCAATATCTGCCATGCCCATCGGGGCACCGGGATGGCCGGAGTTGGCTTTCTGCACGGCATCCATACTCAGTGCACGGATAGCGTTGGCAAGATCTCGACGAGAAGGCATTATCAGTCTCCTGGGGGATGGTCGCATTAGCCCGTGATGAAAATTGCGCCATATTGTCCCTGTCCATTCCCTGAACTGCAATGTCTGCTTGCTGATTGGCGTTGATTTTGCCTCATTTAGCCCAAGTGGCGATGAAATTCGGGAAAATTCGCCCTCATCCATGGCCCACCCCTGCCCAGACGGGTATACTTGCCGATTCTGTCGCTCCGGCAGAACTCCCACGGCCCGCAAGGCCCGTAATTAAGTCACTGCTCCCAGCTCGGGAGTACTCAATTATGAGGCTTATCTCACAAATGAGCAGCTATCGTATTTTCACCTCCGAATCCGTCTCTGAAGGTCATCCCGACAAAATCGCGGACCAGATCTCCGACGCGGTACTCGATGCCATCATCAGTCAGGACAAATATGCCCGCGTGGCCTGTGAAACACTGGTCAAGACCGGTGTGGCAATCGTAGCCGGAGAAATCTCCACCTCTGCATGGGTAGATCTGGAAGACCTGGTGCGCAAAGTCATCTGCGACATCGGCTACACCTCTTCCGACGTCGGTTTTGACGGTGCTACCTGCGGCATTCTGAATATCATCGGCAAACAGTCCATCGACATCGCTCAGGGCGTAGACCGCTCCAGGCCAGAAGATCAGGGCGCCGGTGACCAGGGTCTGATGTTTGGCTATGCCAGCAACGAGACCGATGTACTGATGCCCGCCCCTATCTGCTACGCCCACCGTCTGGTTGAGCGTCAGGCAGAAGCGCGCAAATCCGGTCTGCTACCCTGGCTGCGTCCCGATGCGAAGAGCCAGGTCACCTTCCGCTATGAAGACGGCAAGGTTGCCGGTATCGACGCCGTCGTACTGTCTACCCAGCACAATCCTGACGTGAAGCAGTCTGACCTGCGTGAAGCGGTCATGGAGCTGATCATCAAGCACGTTCTGCCCGCAGAATGGATCAGCAAGGACACCCAGTTCCACATCAACCCCACCGGCCAGTTCATCATTGGCGGCCCGGTAGGTGACTGTGGTCTGACCGGCCGCAAGATCATCGTTGATACCTACGGTGGTATGGCTCGTCACGGTGGTGGCGCCTTCTCCGGCAAGGACCCATCGAAAGTGGACCGTTCTGCCGCCTACGCTGGCCGCTATGTTGCCAAGAACATCGTGGCTGCCGGTCTGGCAGATCAGTGCGAAATTCAGGTCTCCTACGCCATCGGCGTTGCCCAGCCGACCTCTATCTCTATCAATACCTTCGGCACTGGCAAGGTAAGCGAAGAGCGTCTGATCGAACTGGTACGTCGCCACTTCGACCTGCGTCCGTATGCCATCACCACCATGCTGGACCTGCTGCATCCAATGTATCAGGCGACCGCTTCCTATGGTCACTTCGGTCGTAACCCCTATGAAATGACTGTGAACGGTGAAACCTTCACTGCCTTCACCTGGGAACGTACCGACAAAGCCGAAGCACTGCGTGCTGACGCGGGTCTGTAATGCGCTGATTGCCGCATTATGACCGGGCCGTCAGCCATGGCAGCCCAATAGCACAACACCCCGCCTCGGCGGGGTGTTGTGCTTTCTGCCACCAGCAAAGGCGGCGGATCAGACCGAACTGGTCAGCTCCGAAGTGCAGCACGGGCAGCGGGTAGCCTTGAGAGGGATGGCGCTGAAGCAGAAGCCGCACTCTTTGGTGGTCGGTGCTGCAGCGGGCGCTTCCTCGGCCTTGCCACTCTCCTGCAACTTGTTCATGGCCTTGATCAGCATGAACAGCGCAAATGCCATGATCACAAAGCTGATGACAGAGTTAATAAACAGCCCGACGTTAAGGGTAACCGCCCCTGCCGCTTTGGCCGCTGCCAGAGTAGCGTAGTGCGCCCCTTCGGCTGCAGGCTTCAGCGTGACGAACAGATCACTGAAGTCGACATTCCCCAGCAGCATGCCGATCGGTGGCATCAGCACATCATCCACCATGCTTTTGACGATTGTCCCGAACGCACCACCGATGATGATACCTACGGCCATATCCACTACGTTGCCGCGCAGGGCAAACTTCTTAAACTCTTCCAGCATTGCTCTCGCTCCTTTGCATGACCATCTTGCCATTCCTCAGATGACGAGCTATACGCCTGACAGGCGCACCCTGACCCCACGGGTGGTGATCACAGGCAAGTGTACGTTGAGAACGCCGGGAATGCTTAGTGAAATCCAGTCATTAGTACCGTTTCTTTACCGTTACTCCCAGATAGACGCAGATCAGTCCTACTTGAAGGTGTACACCAGCGTTACTGCCGTCTGGGTGTCGGTTTTATCGACCCCTTCATCCACCTGGGTGTTATGGCTGACGGCAAAGGAGGTCTTCAATGCCAGCGTGCTGTTGATATTGACGCGTAGTGCTGTTTCCGACTTGAAGCGGCTGTTCTGGGCGGCATCCAGTGCCAGATCACTGCTCAGGGTCTGACTGAACCGCGTGGTGGGGCTGATCTTGTACTTGTAGGATGCCGACAGGCGCAGAATGCCATACCGTGCACTGCCGCCCTGCTCTTCCTGATTGAACGCCACGCCCGGACCGATGTTGACGTCGAGCGTCTGCTGCTGGCCGGCCAGCAGCCGGTTGGCATAACCCAGTGCCACCGAGCCCTGATACTGATAACCACTGAAGCGGTCCTGCTCGTAAGAGCCATAGATAAATACCGCTTTGTTCTTTTCATCCAGCTTGTAGTTACCCTGTGCCGAAGCGAACCAGCGCTGCGCCGAGGTACTGTACCCCGTGTCGCTGTCATCGGTCTTATCTCGGGTATAGAGGCCATCAAAGGTGTACTCATTACGCCATTGCGGCAGTTCCTGACTGACATCCAGTTTGGCTTTGACCGACGACGTACTGGTGTTACCCGTGGTTTGCATCAGCCCCAGTTCAGCATCCGCACTCCACGGCGGCTCGCTGGCATTATCATCCGCCCATACCGGCCCACTGATACAGCCCAGCAGACAACCTGCACATTTCCATAGCCTCCGGCGCCCGTGCCGCTCCCGCCCTCTGTTCATGTCTGTCATCTCCCTCTGTTCAGCACCGCTGCCACCCGCTGCTGTGCCGCCACTGGCCGGACTATGTTCGGATAGTTGGCGAGACAACGGGTTATCAGTCTGTTTCCTTGTGCATCCGCACGCGGGTGGAGCCATGGCCACCACTCTGATAGAAGGGGAAGGCGCCAGCTGTGCATCCGCACGCGGGTGGAGCCATGGGGTAACTGTGATATGAGGTAACTGTGATAGCATGTCGGCTCCGTTCATCAGTCAGTTTGTTGTCATGCGCATACCGCGAATCTACCAGGCCGACGCTGTCCAGCAGGGTCAGGTACTTACCCTGTCCGACAGTGCTTTCCAACACAGCGTCAAAGTGCTGCGGCTGCAGCCCGGCCATGAGCTGGAACTGTTCAATGGCCAGCTCCGGGGCTATTTCCGTGCCCGCCTGCTGGAGGTGGGAAAACGTCAGGCCAGTGTCGAACTGTATGACTTTTTTCCCCATGACAACGAATCACCACTACGGGTACATATCGGTCAGGCCATGTCGCGTGGCGAGCGCATGGACTATGCCGTGCAGAAAGCCACCGAAATGGGCATGGCCAGCATGACACCGCTGTTTACCGAGCGTTGTGAAGTCAAACTGCAGGGGGAACGCCAGGACAAACGCCTGCAGCACTGGCAGCAGGTGGCCATCAGTGCCTGCGAGCAATGCATTCGCCCGGTATTACCCGATATTAACGAACCGATGCTGCTGAAAGACTGGCTGCACAGTGTCGAGGCCGACCTCAAGCTGGTATTGCATCACCGAACGGTTTCCCCTCTGCGTGAGCTGCCCAGACCAGGCTCCGTAGCCCTGCTGATCGGCCCGGAAGGGGGCCTGAGCGAAGAAGAAATCGCTCAGGCGGAGGCCGCTGGCTTCTTGCCAGTCACCCTCGGTCCACGGGTACTGCGTACCGAAACCGCACCGGTGACGGCCCTGTCGGTGTGTCAGATGCTGTGGGGCGATCTCTGACTCATCGTGCGATGACGGTGATGCACTTGCGGAATACCCGCCAAGTCCCTATTTAGGCAAATGAATTTTCCGGTCGGCCCGGCTCGCGACGAGAGACCGGCCTGCCGTTCAGACATCATTCCATTGGTTTCGCGCACCAGCGGTTGCGGCCGGAACGAACAAAGGGAGAGCGCTATGTCCGTAGTCAATGTTGGCGTCGTCATGGATCCGATCCAGGCGATCAACTACAAGAAAGACAGTTCCCTGGCCATGCTGGTCGCGGCGCAGGAGCGCGGCTGGCAGCTGCATTACATGGAGCAGAAGGATCTCTACTCCCGTGACGGTCAGTCGATGGCGGTGATGCGCCCCCTCAAGGTTGCCTACGATCCTGAGCACTGGTACGAACTGGGTGACGTGGTTCACCGTCCCCTGTCAGACATGCAGGTTATCCTGATGCGCAAGGATCCTCCTTTCGACAACGAGTTCATCTACAGCACCTATCTGCTGGAGCAGGCTGAGACCCAGGGTACGCTGGTGGTCAACAAGCCACAGAGCCTGCGTGACTGCAACGAGAAAGTCTTTGCTACCCAGTTCCCGCAGCTGACGCCACCGGTACTGGTCAGCCGTCGCGCCGATCTGCTGCGCGCCTTCCTCGGTGAGCATCAGGATGTGATCTACAAACCGCTGGATGGCATGGGTGGCAGCGCCATCTTCCGTGTGCGTGCCGGAGACCCCAACCTCAACGTGATTCTGGAAACCCTGACCGCCTTCGGCAAACAGCAGATCATGGCGCAGAAGTTCATCCCCGAAATTAGTGCTGGGGATAAACGTATTCTGATGATCGACGGCGTACCTGTGGATTATTGTCTGGCACGTATCCCCTCACAGGGCGAAACCCGCGGCAATCTGGCGGCCGGGGGCCGGGGCGAAGGTCGCCCGCTGAGTGAACGGGATCGCTATATTGCCGAACAGGTCGGCCCGGTACTGCGAGAAAAAGGCCTGCTGTTTGTCGGTCTGGATGTCATCGGCGACTACCTGACCGAAATCAACGTCACCAGCCCGACCTGTATCCGCGAGCTGGACAACCAGTTTGGCCTCAACATCGGCGCGCAGCTGATGGATGCCATCGCCGCCAAACTCGGAGTGTAGTACTGAATGCAGTGGGTCATGGCCGAGCACAGTTCGGCCCGTTTTTCCCGTGCCCTTGCTGTTGCTCTGGTGGTTCATGCACTGGTGTTGCTGGGCATTGGCTTCGAGTGGCAGATGCCCACCAAGCGGGTGCAGAACAGCCTGGAAGTCACGCTGGCTACCCGCAGCGAGCCGGAAAAGCCTGAACAGGCCGACTTTGTTGCCCAGCATAATCAGCAAGGCAGTGGTGAGCAGGAGGAAAAAACACGCCTGAGCACCACCGAACGCGCCGACTTCAGTGACAGCAAGATCAATGAACTGGCCGCTCATCAGCCGATGCCACAACCGGTGCCGGAAGAGCCTGTCAGCCAGCCGACACCCGTGCCTGAACCCGAGCCGCAACCGGTCCCGGTGGTCGCCAAACCGGAACCCAAGCCGGTGCCACACGACAAGCAGAAAACAGTCGCCACCACGAAAAAGACCGACGCCAGCAGCGGCACCCACAACGAAACCAAAAAGCAGAAACCCAAACCGGCCAGCACGCCGAGCAACAGCACTGACGGCCCGTCACTGACGGCCCGTAGTCTGGAGATTGCCAGCCTCGAAGCGTCCCTCGACATGATGCGGCAGGAATATGCCAAGCGTCCGCGCAAACGCACCCTGGACTCCAACTCCACCCAGCGCAGTGAAGACGCCTTCTATCTCAATGCCTGGAAAGACAAGATTCAGCAGGTAGGCAACATGCACTACCCGGCGGCCTCGCGCCAGCAGGGGATCTACGGCAAGTTGCGGTTACTGGTGGTGCTGCGCCCGGATGGCAGCGTCAAGGAGATGCAGATTCTGCAATCCTCAGGACAGAAGATGCTGGATGATGCCGCCAAACAGATCGTCAAGCTGGCCTCGCCGTTTGCCCCCTTTCCACCGCAGATGCGCGCTGATGTGGATGAGCTGGAAATTATTCGTACCTGGGTATTTGAGCGCAGCCGCACGCTCTACTGAGCACATCGTCAGGGCCTGCATCCGATCGCCGGGGCGGCGGGCATCACCGTCCCGGAATCGGGTTATACCACCGGTGAATAACCGGTGGCTGGCAATAACGGGTATCAGTTCATGCGAATGATTTCCAGCCCGATCAGATATTCCTGCGGCCCTTTACTGTCACAACGAACTACCCGGGCTTCGGCTTCCAGACTATTGCTCTGGGAGGCCAGCTTGACCATGATCTCCTCACCCGTCTGCAGCGGCGCACTGACGATCACCCCCATCCCCGTGGCACTCAGATCCTGACAGACCCCTCTCAGGGGCGCCGCCTTGCTGGCCGTCCACAACACCACTTCCGCATTGATCATCATGCGATAGAAATTTCGCCGGTCGTCGTGTCCTATCACTGTCTCTGTCCTCCATATTGATTGGGAGCCACCTGCAGGCAACAGCGCCAGCATGGCAGCAGCTATTCCGTTATTACCCGGACATCCAGACATCACGTCCGAGCCTGCTCAGTATATAGCCAGCTTCTTTCGCTGCTCCAGCCATGGAAACACTTCAAGCCGACAACCACCGCACGCATGTTGCCGTTGCCCGCCCCGCTGGCGGAAATAAAAACGCCCCGCAGGCAGGCCGGCGGGGCGTGGTTCACGGGTTACTTGCCGGTCAGTGCGGGCGCAGATCCAGACGATAGAGGGCGAAGCCGACGTCATCCTGCCCGACGCGGGTCATCGGATAAGCCTGATGGCTGTTGATGAAGGCGGCAGCCTTGTCACTGGGGGCCGTCTCAAACTCCACATCCAGCGGCTCGGCACTGGCAATGGGAGCAAGACGCCAGTTGTTGTCAGCACTCGGCACCACCTGACCCTGCGCTTTGGTCTGCGCCGAGATATAGGCCGCCACCACGCTGCGGTTCTCATCCGGGGCGGCAAAGGCGATATGGTCACTGCCAGTACCAGCAAACTTACCACCGTAGGCACGGTAGTTATTGGAGGCCACCAGGAAGACCTGAGCCGGATCAACCGCCTTGCCCTGCCAGGTCAGATGGGTGATGCGTTCTGCCTGGTCATTGAGCAGCTGGCACTCACCGTCATAACGGGCAGGCTGGGTGACATCAATCTGATAGTCGACGCCGTCAATCACGTCGAAGTTGTAGGTGCGGAAGCCATCCCAGTTGATCAGGCTCTGCTTCGCCGCGGACTGGGGATCAATCTGATTGAACTGCGCCGCCGAGCACTCCAGCCACTCTTTCAGCTCCTTGCCGGTGACCTTCAGCGCCACCAGGGTATTGGGATAGAGATAGAGGTCTGCCGCGTTACGGAACGACAGCTGGCCCTTCTCCACCTCGGTAAAGCCGGTGGGGTCATTCTTGCGGCCACCCACCTTGAACGGTGCTGCCGCGGCCAGCACCGGCAGGCTGGCCAGATCAGGATCCCCCTGAATGAAACGCTCGACGTAATCCTTCTGCGCGTTATTGACGATCTGGATGGTCGGATCATCCTGCACCAGCGCCAGATAGCTGTACATCACATCGGAGGCCTGGCCGATGGGCTTGCCGACAAAGGCACGGGTGGCTTCATGATCCTGCTCCAGCAGCGCACGCAGGCGCTCATCCGGTGTGGTCAGGGCCTTTTTCGCTGTCTTGTCATAGATCGCCCGCGCCTCGGTACGGGCCGTTGTCACCTTCCAGCTGCCACCTTCGTTGCTGAGAGTCATGTCGACCACCCCGAGGTGATCCCCCCACTGTCCCGGCATCACTGCCGGAATGCCATTGATGGTGCCCTTGTCGATATCGATACCGGGAATGGAGGCAAAATCCTTGCTGGGGAAGACCGCATGGGCATGACCAAACAGAATGGCATCCACGCCTTTGACATCGGCAAGGTAATACACCGAGTTTTCCGCCATCAGCTTATAGGGGTCTGACGACAAACCTGAGTGAGGAATGGCCACCACCAGATCAGCCCCTTCCGCACGCATCTTCGGCACCCACGCCTCAGCGGTCTGTTTGATATCCCGCACGGTGACCTTGCCATCGAGATTGGCTTTGTCCCACTGCATGATCTGCGGCGGTACAAAACCGATATAGCCGATCTTCAGTACCTGCTCCTTGCCATCGCTGTCACGAACCCTGGTCTCCTTGATCAGATAGGGTGTGAACATCGGCTTACCGGTCTGGCTGTCGATGACGTTGGCATTGACGTAGGGGAAGTTCGCGTCGTTGATGGCTTCGCGCAGGAAGCCCAGACCGTAGTTGAACTCATGATTACCGATATTGCCCACCTCGTAGTCGAGGGTATTCATGGCCTTGTACACCGGATGCACTTCGCCCGGTTTGAGCCCCTTGGCGGCCTCGTAATCCCCCAGCGGGCTGCCTTGAATCAGATCGCCGT
This Pokkaliibacter sp. MBI-7 DNA region includes the following protein-coding sequences:
- a CDS encoding bifunctional 2',3'-cyclic-nucleotide 2'-phosphodiesterase/3'-nucleotidase encodes the protein MKHRVIPSLRPLSIAVMLSVATAASSAGAATVQLRLLETSDLHANMMDFDYYKDQPTERYGLVRTATLIEQARKEVTNSVLVDNGDLIQGSPLGDYEAAKGLKPGEVHPVYKAMNTLDYEVGNIGNHEFNYGLGFLREAINDANFPYVNANVIDSQTGKPMFTPYLIKETRVRDSDGKEQVLKIGYIGFVPPQIMQWDKANLDGKVTVRDIKQTAEAWVPKMRAEGADLVVAIPHSGLSSDPYKLMAENSVYYLADVKGVDAILFGHAHAVFPSKDFASIPGIDIDKGTINGIPAVMPGQWGDHLGVVDMTLSNEGGSWKVTTARTEARAIYDKTAKKALTTPDERLRALLEQDHEATRAFVGKPIGQASDVMYSYLALVQDDPTIQIVNNAQKDYVERFIQGDPDLASLPVLAAAAPFKVGGRKNDPTGFTEVEKGQLSFRNAADLYLYPNTLVALKVTGKELKEWLECSAAQFNQIDPQSAAKQSLINWDGFRTYNFDVIDGVDYQIDVTQPARYDGECQLLNDQAERITHLTWQGKAVDPAQVFLVASNNYRAYGGKFAGTGSDHIAFAAPDENRSVVAAYISAQTKAQGQVVPSADNNWRLAPIASAEPLDVEFETAPSDKAAAFINSHQAYPMTRVGQDDVGFALYRLDLRPH
- a CDS encoding PilZ domain-containing protein; protein product: MIGHDDRRNFYRMMINAEVVLWTASKAAPLRGVCQDLSATGMGVIVSAPLQTGEEIMVKLASQSNSLEAEARVVRCDSKGPQEYLIGLEIIRMN
- the tkt gene encoding transketolase — translated: MPSRRDLANAIRALSMDAVQKANSGHPGAPMGMADIAEVLWNDFMQHNPTNPHWFNRDRFVLSNGHGSMLIYSLLHLTGYDVSIDDLKNFRQLHSKTAGHPEYGYCPGVETTTGPLGQGIANAVGMALAEKVLAANFNRDGFDLVDHHTYVFLGDGCMMEGISHEVCSLAGTLGLGKLIAFYDDNGISIDGEVEGWFTDDTARRFKSYGWHVIKDVDGHDAKAIKEAIKEARQESDKPTLICCKTIIGFGSPNKQGKEDCHGAALGEAEVALTREALGWSHPAFEVPEDIYAEWNAQKRGTKQENQWNDLFARYQEAYPELAADLLRRISGELPATFVADADAYIRACQEKGETIASRKASQNSINAFAPMLPELLGGSADLAGSNLTLWKGAKGVSAEDAAGNYIYYGVREFGMSAIMNGLTLHGGFIPYGATFLVFMEYARNAVRMAALMKLRNIFVYTHDSIGLGEDGPTHQPIEQLANMRSTPNLDVWRPCDAVESAVAWKQAVVRADGPSALVFSRQNLMHMPRSDEQLANVARGGYVLVDCDGQPQLILIATGSEVELTVKAAEQLAAEGVRVRVVSMASTDVFDRQEAAYREAVLPAAVTARVAVEAAHADFWYKYVGLNGKIVGMTTFGESAPAGALFKLFGFTVDNVVATAKSLLV
- the mscL gene encoding large-conductance mechanosensitive channel protein MscL, which produces MLEEFKKFALRGNVVDMAVGIIIGGAFGTIVKSMVDDVLMPPIGMLLGNVDFSDLFVTLKPAAEGAHYATLAAAKAAGAVTLNVGLFINSVISFVIMAFALFMLIKAMNKLQESGKAEEAPAAAPTTKECGFCFSAIPLKATRCPCCTSELTSSV
- a CDS encoding energy transducer TonB — its product is MAEHSSARFSRALAVALVVHALVLLGIGFEWQMPTKRVQNSLEVTLATRSEPEKPEQADFVAQHNQQGSGEQEEKTRLSTTERADFSDSKINELAAHQPMPQPVPEEPVSQPTPVPEPEPQPVPVVAKPEPKPVPHDKQKTVATTKKTDASSGTHNETKKQKPKPASTPSNSTDGPSLTARSLEIASLEASLDMMRQEYAKRPRKRTLDSNSTQRSEDAFYLNAWKDKIQQVGNMHYPAASRQQGIYGKLRLLVVLRPDGSVKEMQILQSSGQKMLDDAAKQIVKLASPFAPFPPQMRADVDELEIIRTWVFERSRTLY
- a CDS encoding DUF481 domain-containing protein, which encodes MNRGRERHGRRRLWKCAGCLLGCISGPVWADDNASEPPWSADAELGLMQTTGNTSTSSVKAKLDVSQELPQWRNEYTFDGLYTRDKTDDSDTGYSTSAQRWFASAQGNYKLDEKNKAVFIYGSYEQDRFSGYQYQGSVALGYANRLLAGQQQTLDVNIGPGVAFNQEEQGGSARYGILRLSASYKYKISPTTRFSQTLSSDLALDAAQNSRFKSETALRVNINSTLALKTSFAVSHNTQVDEGVDKTDTQTAVTLVYTFK
- the gshB gene encoding glutathione synthase, yielding MSVVNVGVVMDPIQAINYKKDSSLAMLVAAQERGWQLHYMEQKDLYSRDGQSMAVMRPLKVAYDPEHWYELGDVVHRPLSDMQVILMRKDPPFDNEFIYSTYLLEQAETQGTLVVNKPQSLRDCNEKVFATQFPQLTPPVLVSRRADLLRAFLGEHQDVIYKPLDGMGGSAIFRVRAGDPNLNVILETLTAFGKQQIMAQKFIPEISAGDKRILMIDGVPVDYCLARIPSQGETRGNLAAGGRGEGRPLSERDRYIAEQVGPVLREKGLLFVGLDVIGDYLTEINVTSPTCIRELDNQFGLNIGAQLMDAIAAKLGV
- a CDS encoding 16S rRNA (uracil(1498)-N(3))-methyltransferase, yielding MSAPFISQFVVMRIPRIYQADAVQQGQVLTLSDSAFQHSVKVLRLQPGHELELFNGQLRGYFRARLLEVGKRQASVELYDFFPHDNESPLRVHIGQAMSRGERMDYAVQKATEMGMASMTPLFTERCEVKLQGERQDKRLQHWQQVAISACEQCIRPVLPDINEPMLLKDWLHSVEADLKLVLHHRTVSPLRELPRPGSVALLIGPEGGLSEEEIAQAEAAGFLPVTLGPRVLRTETAPVTALSVCQMLWGDL
- the metK gene encoding methionine adenosyltransferase, yielding MSSYRIFTSESVSEGHPDKIADQISDAVLDAIISQDKYARVACETLVKTGVAIVAGEISTSAWVDLEDLVRKVICDIGYTSSDVGFDGATCGILNIIGKQSIDIAQGVDRSRPEDQGAGDQGLMFGYASNETDVLMPAPICYAHRLVERQAEARKSGLLPWLRPDAKSQVTFRYEDGKVAGIDAVVLSTQHNPDVKQSDLREAVMELIIKHVLPAEWISKDTQFHINPTGQFIIGGPVGDCGLTGRKIIVDTYGGMARHGGGAFSGKDPSKVDRSAAYAGRYVAKNIVAAGLADQCEIQVSYAIGVAQPTSISINTFGTGKVSEERLIELVRRHFDLRPYAITTMLDLLHPMYQATASYGHFGRNPYEMTVNGETFTAFTWERTDKAEALRADAGL